In a genomic window of Candidatus Hadarchaeales archaeon:
- a CDS encoding Mov34/MPN/PAD-1 family protein has protein sequence MPIVLKEEFKVVMDRQLLEALLEGARRLHPREILLLLRGRKEKGGVEITEFLFPPFSARGKDFASFSVQALPLDPSLVGTAHSHPSGNLSPSPTDLNRFFGKVMLIMGFPYLNEENVAVYDGKGRRIPLSLR, from the coding sequence ATGCCGATCGTCTTGAAGGAGGAATTCAAGGTGGTGATGGACAGGCAGCTTTTGGAGGCCCTGTTGGAGGGTGCTAGGAGACTCCATCCGAGAGAGATCCTCCTCTTGCTCAGGGGAAGGAAGGAAAAGGGGGGAGTGGAAATCACCGAATTCCTTTTCCCTCCTTTTTCCGCTAGGGGGAAGGATTTCGCCTCTTTCTCCGTCCAAGCCCTTCCCCTCGATCCCTCCCTTGTGGGTACCGCCCATTCCCACCCCTCCGGGAACCTTTCTCCCTCCCCCACCGACCTCAACCGCTTTTTCGGCAAGGTGATGCTGATCATGGGTTTTCCCTATCTGAACGAGGAGAATGTGGCGGTATACGACGGGAAGGGGAGGAGGATTCCCCTTTCCCTCCGATAA
- a CDS encoding ATP-binding protein, with translation MRTCVRCGGDAEVRLDYARLNLCSRCFISFYEEKVRETVKKYGMLKRGERVAVAVSGGKDSASLLFALHKTFPDLSLTALHLNLGIPEYSEECEEKFWKLVERVGVKGVVYDLKKELGITIPDLQEVHGRLCSPCGTIKRYLLNKLAWEGGFNRLATGHHLDDTAEVLFHLYLQGDFQQLVRLKPVSPSTHPKLVTKVKPLWRMTEKENLLYALACDLPFRKKECPFAQGSRSLRRKKLMWKIEEEIRGFRRTLVSSHLKRFLPLLEKVVEPPPLLECSRCGMPASSDPCAFCKKVELARKIGLKEVGK, from the coding sequence ATGAGGACTTGTGTAAGGTGCGGAGGAGATGCGGAGGTAAGGCTGGACTACGCCAGGCTGAACCTCTGCTCCCGTTGTTTCATCTCCTTCTACGAAGAAAAGGTAAGAGAAACCGTGAAAAAGTACGGGATGCTGAAGAGGGGGGAAAGGGTGGCGGTGGCCGTCTCGGGAGGTAAAGACAGTGCCTCCCTCCTCTTCGCCCTCCACAAAACCTTTCCTGACCTCTCCCTCACGGCCCTCCACCTCAATCTGGGTATTCCGGAGTACTCGGAAGAATGCGAAGAAAAGTTCTGGAAGCTTGTGGAGAGGGTGGGGGTAAAAGGCGTGGTTTACGACCTGAAAAAGGAATTGGGGATTACCATCCCAGACCTCCAAGAAGTCCACGGAAGGCTTTGTTCTCCCTGCGGAACGATCAAGAGGTACCTCCTCAACAAGCTGGCTTGGGAAGGGGGTTTCAACAGGCTGGCAACGGGACACCATCTGGACGACACGGCAGAGGTCCTCTTCCACCTCTACCTCCAAGGTGACTTCCAGCAACTCGTGAGGCTCAAGCCCGTTTCCCCCTCCACCCATCCCAAGCTGGTGACGAAGGTGAAGCCCCTCTGGAGGATGACCGAGAAGGAAAACCTGCTCTATGCCCTAGCCTGTGACCTTCCCTTCAGGAAAAAGGAATGTCCCTTTGCCCAAGGAAGCAGAAGCTTGAGGAGGAAGAAACTCATGTGGAAAATAGAGGAGGAGATAAGGGGATTCAGGCGCACGCTCGTTTCCTCCCATCTCAAACGCTTCCTCCCCCTCCTGGAGAAAGTGGTGGAACCCCCTCCCCTTCTGGAATGTTCCAGGTGCGGCATGCCTGCTTCTTCCGATCCCTGTGCCTTCTGTAAGAAGGTGGAGCTGGCCAGAAAAATCGGACTGAAGGAGGTGGGGAAATGA